The proteins below come from a single Capricornis sumatraensis isolate serow.1 chromosome 14, serow.2, whole genome shotgun sequence genomic window:
- the RBP7 gene encoding LOW QUALITY PROTEIN: retinoid-binding protein 7 (The sequence of the model RefSeq protein was modified relative to this genomic sequence to represent the inferred CDS: inserted 3 bases in 2 codons), which yields MASDLSGTWNLLSSDNVEGYMRALDIDFATHKIAKMLKPQKXEQNGDSFTIHTSSTFRNYVVKFRVGEVDGDNKGMDNRKCKSLVTWDNDKFTCVQKGEKKXIEEDQLHLELFCEGQVCKQMFQRA from the exons ATGGCTTCCGACCTCAGCGGCACCTGGAACCTGCTCAGCAGCGACAACGTCGAGGGCTACATGCGGGCGCTAG atattgaCTTTGCCACTCATAAGATAGCTAAGATGCTGAAGCCACAGA GTGAGCAGAATGGGGATTCTTTTACTATCCACACGAGCAGCACCTTCAGGAACTATGTTGTGAAATTTAGAGTCGGAGAAGTTGATGGGGATAACAAAGGCATGGATAACAGAAAATGCAAg AGCTTGGTCACTTGGGACAATGACAAATTCACCTGCGTGCAGAAGGGGGAAAAGAA GATTGAAGAGGACCAGCTTCACCTG GAACTATTCTGTGAAGGCCAAGTGTGCAAGCAGATGTTCCAGAGAGCTTGA